One part of the Bacillus sp. FJAT-45350 genome encodes these proteins:
- a CDS encoding SDR family NAD(P)-dependent oxidoreductase yields the protein MKKLAGKVALVTGAARGIGREYALRLASLGADVGIIDIDLHSYKHFKKEKIDEECDTVVEEIRNLGVNSIGVEADISNEEKVTNAIKKITENLGEIDILIANAGGGTGAVSENAASTVDSEQLKVVMERNLYGTIYSVKAVAENMKRNRYGKIITVTSVAGIKSNEGGTYSHYGASKAGIISYTKYLAQDLGPYNITVNAIAPGYIGTGRLMEQFEKGGVENFTKETALKRLGTPEDCANVIEFLATNLSDYVTGTVIDVTGGLVK from the coding sequence ATGAAGAAACTTGCAGGGAAAGTTGCACTAGTCACGGGTGCAGCTAGAGGAATCGGAAGGGAATATGCTCTAAGATTAGCATCTTTAGGAGCAGATGTAGGCATCATAGATATTGACTTACATTCTTATAAGCATTTTAAAAAAGAAAAGATAGATGAAGAATGTGACACTGTTGTAGAGGAAATTAGAAACCTAGGAGTAAATTCTATTGGTGTCGAAGCGGATATCTCCAATGAAGAGAAAGTTACAAATGCTATTAAAAAAATAACTGAGAATTTAGGTGAAATTGATATTTTAATAGCAAATGCAGGAGGTGGTACGGGCGCAGTAAGTGAAAACGCTGCATCTACCGTTGATTCAGAACAATTAAAAGTCGTAATGGAAAGAAACTTATATGGAACGATATATAGTGTTAAAGCAGTTGCTGAGAATATGAAGAGGAATAGGTACGGGAAAATAATCACAGTCACTTCTGTAGCAGGTATTAAGTCAAACGAAGGTGGGACTTATTCACACTATGGTGCTTCTAAAGCTGGAATTATTTCTTATACAAAATATTTAGCACAGGATTTAGGTCCTTATAATATTACAGTCAATGCAATAGCGCCCGGTTATATTGGTACAGGAAGACTTATGGAACAATTTGAAAAAGGAGGAGTTGAGAATTTTACGAAAGAAACTGCTTTGAAGCGTCTAGGAACACCTGAAGATTGTGCTAATGTTATTGAATTTTTAGCTACTAATTTATCTGATTATGTAACTGGAACAGTCATTGATGTAACTGGTGGATTAGTTAAGTAG
- a CDS encoding zinc-dependent alcohol dehydrogenase gives MKALVKTEVRNEFRIENRDIPKLSRDELLIKVEYCGICGSDLHAASHAKGYEFVPKPIILGHEFSGLVVEVGSEENKQLLKKRVIIVPGNFCGECEQCKSGKENICLNIVGIGLHHDGGMAEYVKVASNQIIMIPDELPFEIASLAEPLSVAIHAVEQIGGDLKGKKVLVQGCGIIGMFTAIIAKNIGADVTISGLQKDWEHRLSLAELFDIKSEIFENNENNHEKFDYIYECSGSSIATENAAERLNKGGILILVALYEQKVELPMNLIVRSEINVLSSYASTIKDFYSAIDVLQNNQSNIGKLIRIYSLDDGKQAFDDALNQKVLKPVLKI, from the coding sequence ATGAAAGCATTAGTTAAAACTGAAGTAAGAAACGAATTTAGAATTGAAAATAGAGACATCCCTAAACTTAGTAGAGATGAGCTGTTAATCAAAGTAGAGTATTGTGGAATATGTGGAAGTGACCTACATGCTGCTAGTCATGCTAAAGGGTATGAATTTGTACCGAAACCTATAATTTTGGGACATGAATTTTCCGGCTTAGTAGTTGAAGTAGGATCAGAAGAAAATAAACAATTACTGAAAAAACGGGTAATTATTGTGCCAGGGAATTTTTGTGGGGAATGTGAGCAATGTAAAAGCGGTAAGGAAAATATTTGTTTAAATATTGTTGGTATTGGGCTACATCATGACGGGGGAATGGCTGAATATGTCAAAGTGGCATCAAATCAAATTATCATGATACCTGATGAATTACCCTTCGAAATTGCGTCATTAGCAGAACCACTTTCTGTTGCAATACATGCAGTAGAGCAAATTGGCGGAGATCTAAAGGGTAAGAAAGTACTCGTCCAAGGGTGTGGCATTATTGGGATGTTTACAGCCATAATCGCAAAAAATATAGGTGCTGATGTAACTATTTCAGGCTTGCAAAAAGATTGGGAACATCGACTGAGCCTTGCCGAGTTGTTTGATATAAAGTCAGAAATTTTCGAAAATAATGAAAATAACCATGAGAAATTTGATTATATTTATGAGTGTTCAGGGTCTTCCATTGCTACTGAAAATGCAGCAGAACGATTAAATAAAGGTGGAATACTAATTTTGGTTGCACTTTATGAACAAAAAGTAGAATTACCAATGAATTTGATAGTAAGAAGCGAAATAAATGTACTTTCAAGTTATGCATCTACAATTAAAGATTTCTATAGTGCAATTGATGTTTTGCAAAACAATCAAAGTAATATAGGAAAACTTATTCGAATCTATTCTTTAGATGATGGTAAACAAGCGTTTGATGACGCACTAAACCAAAAAGTATTAAAACCTGTATTAAAAATTTAG
- a CDS encoding TRAP transporter substrate-binding protein, which yields MKKFYKLTLSALLLSIFLVACGNGGDSNNSEGDSGANTNSEETIVLKAATNLPTRHFSMQNVILPFLERIEEESNGRVEFQLYDSESLVRAGEELEALRSGTIDIAVPMYDVYDTARFPFSEIPLLPLTKSSPEIYSEAVSIFIQNDEPYSDGKTHMERVYGDQGLVAWPYAPGRSYTIGTVGEPIRSLSELQSLQVRVPSSVHETFARKLGASPARISINETYDAFNRGTLDAGFTPITDWTSYGFEEVFTYVIEGIEAGSWPSSFAMTKDRFESLPEDIQEIISLAAIEVPNLRHNPEFKQVQDDLEASILDDFFANGGVLEELSDLPQEIQNKVDEAVGETWLEWIESLERDGEPATEAAIRWRDAVLQAGGDVPDVVKELTVD from the coding sequence ATGAAAAAGTTCTATAAATTAACTTTATCGGCATTATTACTATCAATCTTCCTAGTTGCTTGTGGTAATGGTGGAGATTCTAATAACAGTGAGGGAGATTCAGGGGCAAATACGAATAGTGAAGAAACAATTGTATTAAAGGCCGCTACTAATTTACCAACTAGACATTTCAGCATGCAAAATGTCATTCTTCCTTTTTTAGAAAGAATTGAAGAAGAATCTAATGGAAGAGTAGAATTTCAACTTTACGATTCTGAATCTTTAGTTCGAGCAGGTGAAGAGTTAGAAGCACTAAGATCTGGAACTATTGATATCGCAGTTCCAATGTATGATGTGTATGATACAGCTAGATTCCCTTTTTCAGAAATTCCTTTATTACCACTAACAAAATCATCACCGGAAATATACTCTGAGGCTGTATCTATTTTCATTCAAAATGATGAACCTTATAGTGATGGGAAAACGCATATGGAACGGGTATATGGAGACCAAGGCTTAGTTGCATGGCCATATGCTCCAGGCAGATCTTATACTATAGGAACTGTTGGAGAGCCAATAAGAAGTTTAAGTGAACTGCAATCATTACAGGTTAGGGTTCCTAGTAGTGTACACGAAACCTTTGCTAGAAAATTAGGAGCTTCTCCTGCGAGAATTTCAATTAATGAAACCTACGATGCATTTAATAGAGGTACACTAGATGCTGGATTTACCCCAATTACTGACTGGACTAGTTACGGTTTTGAAGAGGTCTTCACTTATGTAATTGAAGGGATTGAAGCAGGTTCTTGGCCTTCTAGTTTTGCGATGACAAAAGATAGATTCGAATCTTTACCTGAAGATATTCAGGAAATCATTTCTCTTGCAGCTATTGAAGTACCAAACTTGAGACATAATCCAGAGTTCAAACAAGTTCAAGATGATCTTGAAGCATCAATCTTAGATGATTTCTTTGCTAATGGTGGTGTACTTGAAGAGTTAAGTGATTTACCACAAGAAATTCAAAATAAGGTAGATGAAGCGGTTGGTGAAACGTGGCTTGAATGGATTGAATCGTTAGAACGTGACGGTGAACCTGCAACAGAAGCCGCTATTAGGTGGAGAGATGCAGTTTTACAAGCTGGTGGGGATGTACCGGATGTTGTTAAAGAATTAACAGTAGATTAA
- a CDS encoding TRAP transporter large permease, with protein sequence MDSTIALIIVIAIFTLTLLAGLHISSVLILTGAIGIYLIVGIAPVINLIQIDTFSTVASYTLTTIPLFVLMSQFIVHADIVKYLYSLIFIISRGKSSILGVFTVILGGFLGAVSGSASAMSAALGQFAVPELKKHGYNQTFAASIAAAAGSLATIIPPSIGLIIYGAITQTSISSLFIGILIPGIITLAVISIIVVIIFKKESKNIGEIQSNHNTTRYSTKNYVVSAITGILIILSIFGGIYLGIFTPTEAGGVGAFITLIAAFILKKVNMKFLINSFRETLKITTMVMMIMVGATIFTRFVTLSQIPQKLIESLGPLTESPILIILILLAVFFVAFMFLEGAAAIVMLVPITLPLVETVGFSALEFGILISVVGTAGLMTPPVGISTYAVSGVTGIPSNKIFNYTLLYAIVISVVVSAILLLFPQLITWLPSSMN encoded by the coding sequence ATGGATAGTACTATTGCATTAATAATAGTAATAGCTATATTTACTTTAACACTTTTAGCCGGGCTGCATATTAGTTCAGTATTAATTCTAACTGGGGCTATTGGAATATATTTAATAGTTGGTATTGCCCCTGTAATTAACCTAATACAAATAGATACGTTCTCTACAGTCGCTAGTTATACTCTAACTACTATACCTTTATTTGTATTGATGTCTCAATTTATTGTGCATGCAGATATCGTGAAATATTTGTATTCATTAATATTTATCATATCAAGAGGAAAGTCCTCAATATTAGGCGTATTTACAGTAATTTTAGGTGGATTTTTAGGGGCAGTATCTGGTTCAGCATCAGCCATGTCTGCAGCATTAGGGCAATTTGCTGTTCCTGAATTAAAGAAGCATGGGTATAATCAAACATTTGCTGCATCAATTGCAGCAGCTGCTGGGTCGCTAGCAACCATTATTCCGCCGTCAATTGGTCTGATTATCTATGGTGCTATTACCCAAACTTCAATTAGTAGTTTATTTATAGGAATACTTATTCCAGGCATTATAACTTTAGCTGTAATTTCTATTATTGTAGTCATAATCTTTAAGAAAGAATCTAAGAATATTGGAGAAATTCAAAGTAATCATAATACTACAAGGTACTCTACAAAAAATTATGTAGTATCAGCTATTACAGGTATTTTAATAATACTCTCTATATTCGGGGGGATATATTTAGGAATTTTCACACCAACAGAAGCAGGTGGTGTAGGAGCGTTCATTACACTAATCGCTGCTTTTATTCTAAAAAAAGTAAATATGAAGTTCTTAATAAACTCATTTAGAGAAACATTGAAAATTACAACTATGGTTATGATGATTATGGTAGGGGCAACCATTTTTACTAGATTTGTTACCTTGTCTCAGATACCACAGAAATTGATTGAATCATTAGGACCATTAACTGAATCACCGATATTGATAATATTAATCCTTTTAGCAGTCTTTTTTGTAGCGTTCATGTTCTTAGAAGGAGCAGCAGCAATTGTAATGTTAGTACCAATTACATTACCGTTAGTTGAAACTGTTGGTTTTTCTGCATTAGAATTTGGGATTTTAATTTCAGTGGTCGGTACAGCTGGTCTAATGACACCTCCTGTTGGTATAAGTACGTACGCAGTTTCTGGGGTAACAGGCATACCTTCTAACAAAATATTTAATTATACCTTATTGTATGCAATTGTGATAAGTGTAGTAGTTTCCGCTATCCTACTATTATTCCCTCAATTGATTACTTGGTTACCAAGCTCTATGAATTAA
- a CDS encoding TRAP transporter small permease, translated as MSRVMKRIDQLSLVIGSIGLAGLMILITAGVFTRYVLNFSIPTAYEIVENYLMPITVFATLGYSYKSGILPRVDAFVEKIKSLKIKRFINSSIIMVELITFLFISYYMYQFTIYSFDNGMGFRTNGINFPLYHINFLIFISFAYMSLLILLKFIKSVKNKDDNPIQNKEVD; from the coding sequence ATGAGTCGAGTCATGAAAAGAATTGACCAGTTATCATTGGTGATTGGTAGTATAGGATTAGCGGGGTTAATGATATTAATAACAGCTGGCGTTTTTACTAGATATGTTCTGAATTTTTCTATACCAACAGCATATGAGATTGTTGAGAACTATCTAATGCCTATTACTGTATTTGCCACGCTTGGTTATTCGTATAAAAGTGGAATACTTCCACGTGTTGATGCCTTTGTAGAAAAAATAAAATCTCTTAAAATAAAGCGTTTTATAAATAGTTCAATAATTATGGTTGAATTAATAACATTTTTATTTATCAGTTACTATATGTATCAGTTTACGATTTACTCTTTCGATAATGGTATGGGCTTTAGAACGAATGGTATAAACTTTCCACTTTATCATATTAACTTCTTGATCTTTATATCTTTTGCTTATATGAGTTTATTGATATTGTTGAAATTTATTAAATCTGTGAAAAATAAAGATGATAATCCAATTCAAAACAAGGAAGTTGATTAA
- a CDS encoding IclR family transcriptional regulator, producing the protein MNKNNSAVSEKTLKLLMLFSVYKELSVSEMANLIEINISSAYRIVNTLRELGFIEQRDNKCYVLCSGNILRLYRMINKEIRDIARPVINELVTKYNESVYLSEVYEDEKVIIIEKKDSTSHLKWSENIGTVYHMPTGTAGKTHLAYFLESMEVNKQEAYLKKLKLKRYTENSITNIKELKKSIKEILEQGYCITESEHVNGVVGVSVPVFDFNNECKAVLTMVMASSRYDKNNKENYINGLLDAARKIGSNLTY; encoded by the coding sequence ATGAATAAAAATAATAGTGCAGTGTCAGAAAAAACGTTAAAGTTACTGATGTTATTTTCCGTTTATAAAGAACTCTCTGTTTCGGAAATGGCCAATTTAATAGAGATTAATATTTCTTCAGCATACAGAATTGTTAATACTTTGAGAGAGTTAGGGTTTATTGAACAAAGGGATAACAAGTGTTACGTTCTGTGCTCGGGAAATATACTAAGACTTTATCGAATGATAAATAAGGAAATAAGGGATATTGCTAGACCTGTAATAAATGAACTAGTAACAAAATATAACGAGTCCGTATATTTAAGTGAAGTTTATGAAGATGAAAAAGTTATTATTATTGAAAAGAAAGATAGTACTTCACATTTAAAATGGAGTGAAAACATAGGAACTGTTTATCATATGCCTACAGGTACTGCAGGAAAAACACATCTAGCTTATTTTCTAGAAAGTATGGAGGTAAATAAACAAGAAGCTTATTTAAAGAAATTAAAGTTGAAACGTTATACAGAAAATTCAATTACAAATATAAAAGAATTAAAAAAATCTATTAAAGAAATTTTAGAACAAGGCTATTGTATAACTGAAAGTGAACATGTAAATGGAGTAGTGGGGGTATCCGTTCCTGTGTTTGACTTTAATAATGAATGTAAAGCGGTATTAACAATGGTCATGGCTTCTTCAAGGTATGATAAGAATAATAAGGAAAATTATATTAATGGATTGTTAGATGCAGCAAGAAAAATAGGTAGTAATCTCACATATTAA
- a CDS encoding thiamine pyrophosphate-binding protein: protein MTEKSTITNEMNTMEAVVKVLEESEIEYLFGMPGGYMGELYDAIYDSSVKPILVRHEQIASIMAEIYGRLTGKPGVFTAQGAWTITNGLMGPLEAIQGSSPMLILTDMTDNAPYSHHGSYQVGTGEYGGYDVKKVMEATMKYSTVVHNPAQAVQSVQLAIKHAIEGNRGPAAIVFHSSAINGKVNPNASPSIYNTKKYFVNQYNTQDKNLLSNALVKLKNAHNPFIIAGSGVKVSNGYEELQKIAELLGAPVGTTAQGKSAIKETHPNSVGVIGNWGQEVGNKLLSESDVILVIGSKLAPTDTCNHAKELIDPERQTLIQIDIEPKHTSWTFPIDIPIVGDAKNILSDMITLLSDEVKMDVDTVKKRMDRITNMKDEMNFMYAEEMNSDEKPIKPQRLLKEINDFIDEDTMITLDAGENRVYTVHYFKSKAPGSIILPGSAGGMGYAVPSALATKLVNPNKKVMAIAGDGGFAMTMNGLITAVQYNIPIVTVVMNNSALGWVKNAQGDRLIASEFKETNFAEMAKSMGCLGYKVENPNDIQSTLEKAFSSGKPAVIDVRTTDKESYQKVMYDLATSLED, encoded by the coding sequence TTGACTGAAAAATCTACCATTACAAATGAAATGAATACAATGGAAGCTGTTGTAAAAGTACTTGAGGAATCAGAAATTGAATATCTTTTTGGGATGCCAGGAGGTTACATGGGTGAATTATATGATGCAATATATGATTCTTCGGTAAAGCCAATTCTAGTAAGACACGAACAGATTGCAAGTATAATGGCAGAAATCTATGGTAGGTTAACAGGTAAGCCAGGTGTGTTTACTGCACAAGGTGCATGGACCATTACAAATGGTTTAATGGGACCTCTTGAAGCGATCCAAGGAAGTTCACCAATGTTAATATTAACAGACATGACTGATAATGCACCATATTCTCATCATGGTTCATACCAAGTAGGTACTGGCGAATACGGTGGCTATGATGTTAAAAAAGTGATGGAAGCTACTATGAAATATTCAACTGTTGTTCATAATCCAGCACAAGCAGTTCAAAGTGTACAATTAGCTATTAAACATGCGATAGAAGGAAATAGAGGTCCAGCAGCTATTGTGTTTCATAGTTCAGCTATTAATGGAAAAGTAAATCCAAATGCCTCTCCTAGTATCTATAATACAAAAAAATATTTTGTAAATCAATATAATACGCAAGATAAAAACTTGTTAAGCAACGCATTAGTGAAGTTAAAAAATGCTCACAATCCATTTATAATTGCTGGTAGTGGTGTTAAGGTTTCTAATGGATATGAAGAACTTCAAAAGATTGCTGAATTATTAGGTGCTCCAGTAGGAACAACCGCACAAGGAAAAAGTGCTATTAAAGAAACGCATCCAAATTCAGTTGGAGTTATTGGAAACTGGGGACAAGAAGTTGGGAATAAACTTTTATCAGAATCAGATGTCATTTTGGTTATTGGTTCTAAATTAGCGCCAACAGATACATGTAATCATGCAAAAGAGTTAATCGACCCTGAGCGACAAACGTTAATCCAAATTGACATAGAACCTAAACATACTAGTTGGACTTTCCCAATCGACATCCCGATTGTTGGAGATGCAAAGAATATACTATCAGATATGATTACGTTGTTAAGTGATGAAGTTAAAATGGATGTGGATACGGTCAAAAAAAGAATGGATAGAATAACAAACATGAAAGATGAAATGAATTTTATGTATGCAGAAGAAATGAATTCAGATGAGAAGCCAATAAAACCTCAAAGACTATTGAAAGAGATTAATGATTTTATTGATGAAGATACAATGATCACTCTTGATGCAGGAGAAAATAGGGTATATACGGTTCATTATTTTAAATCGAAAGCTCCTGGTAGCATAATATTACCTGGTTCTGCAGGAGGGATGGGTTATGCAGTTCCTTCTGCATTAGCAACGAAATTAGTAAATCCAAATAAAAAGGTCATGGCAATCGCGGGTGATGGGGGATTTGCAATGACAATGAATGGTTTAATCACGGCAGTGCAATATAACATTCCAATAGTAACAGTTGTAATGAATAATTCAGCTTTAGGATGGGTTAAAAATGCGCAAGGGGATCGATTAATAGCATCAGAATTCAAGGAAACTAATTTTGCAGAAATGGCGAAATCTATGGGTTGCTTAGGATATAAAGTGGAAAATCCAAATGATATACAGTCAACATTGGAAAAAGCATTTTCATCTGGTAAGCCTGCAGTAATTGACGTTCGTACAACTGATAAGGAAAGTTACCAAAAAGTAATGTATGATTTAGCAACCTCTTTAGAGGACTAG
- a CDS encoding NAD(P)H-quinone oxidoreductase — MKAVVVNEETSGLYIDEVDNLDIKEHEIKVKVVATAINRADIYQRMGLYPPPKGESEILGLEMSGFIIEVGNRVEDLKVGDRVFSLLPGGGYAENVVIHAKSAMKIPEGMTYEEAASIPEAFLTAYLNLKLVANVKKDEFVLIHAGASGVGTAAIQIAKELGAKTIVTAGSQEKLDKCKELGADYVINYKLQDFSKKVLEITGEGVHVLLDFIGASYWEKNSQSICKGGRWVLLGLLGDSKIENFDLGIILQKNINLIGSTLRSKSADFKIQLTQDFEQFSKDRFENDRLRTVIDKVFSWKDVEKAHEHMKLNKNIGKLILQID; from the coding sequence ATGAAAGCTGTAGTGGTGAATGAGGAAACTTCAGGTTTATATATTGACGAGGTAGATAATCTGGATATAAAAGAACATGAAATTAAAGTAAAAGTAGTAGCTACTGCTATTAATAGGGCTGATATATATCAAAGAATGGGCCTTTATCCTCCTCCTAAAGGCGAAAGTGAAATTTTAGGGTTAGAAATGTCTGGGTTTATTATAGAAGTCGGAAACAGAGTAGAAGATTTAAAGGTTGGGGATAGAGTATTCTCATTATTACCAGGCGGTGGATATGCTGAAAATGTCGTCATACACGCAAAAAGTGCAATGAAAATTCCCGAAGGTATGACGTATGAAGAAGCTGCTTCAATACCAGAGGCATTTCTTACAGCTTATTTAAATTTAAAGCTTGTAGCCAATGTGAAAAAAGATGAATTTGTTTTAATTCATGCTGGAGCAAGTGGTGTAGGTACTGCAGCTATTCAAATTGCTAAAGAACTAGGAGCAAAAACGATTGTTACAGCTGGCTCACAAGAAAAATTAGATAAATGTAAAGAACTGGGTGCAGACTACGTGATTAATTATAAGTTACAAGACTTTTCTAAGAAGGTTTTAGAAATTACTGGTGAGGGTGTTCATGTCCTATTAGATTTTATTGGTGCTTCTTATTGGGAAAAAAATAGCCAATCTATCTGTAAAGGAGGAAGGTGGGTCTTATTAGGTTTGCTTGGTGATAGTAAAATTGAAAACTTTGATTTGGGTATAATTCTTCAGAAAAATATTAATCTAATCGGATCAACATTAAGATCAAAATCTGCTGACTTTAAAATTCAATTAACGCAAGATTTTGAACAATTCTCAAAGGACAGATTTGAAAATGATAGATTAAGAACTGTAATAGATAAAGTATTTAGCTGGAAAGATGTTGAGAAAGCGCATGAGCATATGAAATTAAATAAAAATATTGGTAAATTGATTTTACAAATTGATTAA
- a CDS encoding NADP-dependent oxidoreductase yields MNLDNRQILLASRPKEMIQLQNFEITNTVITSIQKEQVLVKSLYLSIDPYMRGRMNNEKSYIAPFNIGEPLKGRVIGEVVKSNLQTFKVGDLVTGMLDWADYTLANEEELKKLEDDIQPITTHLHILGMPGLTAYFGLTKIGKPRKNETFVVSGAGGAVGMIVGQLAKLYGCKVVGITGSEYKKRYLKEVLHFDHVINYKIDNLKKELKKVSPDGVDIYFDNVGGEISDVVCLQMNFHGRVVLCGQISQYNNGTIEFGPRLFPYFLTRSIKLGAFILRDYNSEFVTAKRELLEWFNEGKLLHKEHLIEGLENAPNALIGLFQGDNIGKMLVSVN; encoded by the coding sequence ATGAACTTAGATAATAGACAAATTTTATTAGCATCTAGACCTAAAGAAATGATTCAATTGCAAAATTTTGAAATAACAAATACTGTAATCACGTCAATTCAAAAGGAACAAGTGTTAGTAAAAAGTTTGTATCTATCAATAGATCCTTATATGCGAGGCAGGATGAATAATGAGAAATCATATATTGCTCCATTTAATATCGGAGAGCCATTGAAGGGGAGGGTAATTGGAGAGGTTGTAAAATCAAACCTACAAACATTTAAGGTAGGAGATTTAGTTACCGGAATGTTAGATTGGGCTGATTATACCTTAGCCAATGAAGAAGAATTAAAAAAATTAGAAGACGATATCCAACCAATTACTACACATCTTCACATTCTTGGTATGCCAGGTTTAACTGCTTATTTTGGGCTGACTAAAATCGGTAAACCTAGAAAGAATGAGACATTTGTAGTCTCGGGCGCAGGTGGAGCAGTTGGCATGATAGTAGGACAACTAGCTAAATTATACGGATGTAAAGTAGTGGGCATAACTGGTTCTGAGTACAAAAAAAGGTATTTAAAAGAAGTGCTACATTTCGATCATGTTATAAATTATAAAATCGATAACTTGAAAAAAGAATTAAAAAAAGTGTCTCCAGATGGAGTAGATATTTATTTTGATAACGTTGGTGGAGAAATTTCAGATGTAGTTTGTTTGCAAATGAATTTTCATGGACGTGTCGTTTTATGTGGACAAATCTCTCAATATAATAATGGTACAATTGAATTTGGACCAAGATTATTTCCGTATTTTCTTACAAGAAGTATAAAATTAGGAGCGTTTATTCTTCGAGATTATAATAGTGAATTTGTTACTGCAAAAAGAGAATTATTAGAGTGGTTTAATGAAGGGAAGTTATTGCATAAAGAACACCTAATTGAGGGTCTAGAAAATGCACCTAATGCATTAATTGGTTTATTTCAAGGGGACAATATAGGTAAGATGCTTGTTAGTGTAAATTAA